CCACCCCGGCGGCGAGCCCTTCGCAGGCGCGGGCCACCAGCACCAAGCCAAAGTGATTGGAAAAGCCGCCGCCGATGCCGCCCAGCAGCAACAGCCACATGCAGATCAAGTAGGTCTGGCGGTAACCGAAGCGTGCCAGCAACCACGGCGTGGTCAGCATCGACACGGTCATCGCCGCCATGAAGCCGGAGCTCACCCAGTGCGCGCGATCCTGCCCTAGCGCAAAGTGCTGGCTCATGTCGGGGATGGCGACGTTGACAATCGTCGACGACATCACCGACGCCATGGTGCCAATCATCAGCGAAAGCAGCAACAGCCAGCGGTGACGCTCGCCGTAGCGCGCCTGCAGCGCGGCCAGCGACCCGGGAACAACGGGATCAGTCATGCGGGCAGTTTACTTGCCGGCGCTGTCCTGCCATGACCACGCTGTGGTGAGGGGCACATCTTGTCCCCCGCCCGTGTCGCCGCTTCATGTCCGCTTCATGGCGGCCCCATAAAATCAGGAGTTCTGCAGTCGCCAGCGCCTTCCCGGGCGCCCTCCTCATGATCCCCGAGCTCGGTCACTTCGCCCTCGTTCTGGCATTTTTTGTCTGCCTGACCAGTGCCGGCGTCGCCGGTTTTGCCAATCTGCGCCGCGGTGTGGCACTGGTGGCGTTCGCCCGCAATGCAACGCTGCTGCTGTTTGCACTGGTGCTGTTTGCGTTTCTGTGCCTGATGCAATCGTTTGCCGCTGGCGACTTCAGCGTGCTCAACGTGGCGACCAATTCCAATTCGCTGCTGCCACTGCAATACCGCATCTCCGCGACCTGGGGCTCACACGAGGGATCCATGCTGCTGTGGGTGCTGATGCTCACCGGCTGGAGCGCCGCCGTGGCGCAATTCTCGAAGCAGTTACCCGATGTCATGGTTGCCCGCGTACTGGTGGTGCTGGCAGCCATCACTGCGGTGTTCCTCGCCTTCACGCTGCTCACCTCAAATCCGTTCGAGCGGCTGATTCCGGCCGCACCAGAAGGCCGCGATCTCAATCCGCTGCTGCAAGACCCGGGCATGATCTTCCACCCGCCGCTGCTCTACATGGGCTACGTCGGCATGGCGGTGGTGTTTGCCTTCGCCATCGCGGCACTATGGGGTGGGCGACTGGACTCCACCTGGGCGCGCTGGAGCCGGCCGTGGACCATTGCGGCGTGGATCTTTCTGACTTGCGGCATTGCGCTGGGCAGCTTCTGGGCTTACTACGAGCTGGGCTGGGGCGGCTGGTGGTTCTGGGACCCGGTGGAGAATGCTTCCTTCATGCCCTGGCTGGTCGGCACTGCGCTGATTCACTCACTGGCTGTCACCGAGAAGCGTGGCGCGTTCAAGGCATGGACCGTATTGCTCGCCATTGCTGCCTTCTCGCTGTCGTTGCTTGGCACCTTCCTCGTGCGCTCCGGCGTGCTGACCAGCGTGCACGCCTTCGCCACCGATCCGAAGCGCGGCGTATTCATCCTCGCTTTCCTGGTGGCGATCATCGGTGGCTCGCTGACGCTCTACGCGCTACGGGCGCCGAAGGTCAACGACGGCGGGCGCTTTGGATTGCTGTCGCGCGAAGCCTTCCTGCTCGGCAACAACCTGTTGCTGGTTGTCGCGGCCGGCGCGGTATTGCTGGGTACGCTGTACCCGTTGCTGGCGGACGCATTCGGTCTTGGCAAGGTCAGTGTCGGGCCGCCTTACTTCGAAATCGTCTTCGTGCCGATCATGCTGCCTTTGATTGCATTGATGGGGGTCGGCCCGAACGCGCGCTGGAAGGACGACGACGGCAAGAGTCTGCTGCGTCGGATGATCGCGCCCGCCATTGCCGCAGCGGTTGCCTTTGTCGCCTGTGCGCTGCTTGGCAGCCGTTTTTCGCTGCTCGCCTGTTGCGGCATGGCGTTCGCAGCGTGGCTCTCGTGGGGGGTGATCGATGGCTATCGCGACCGGCTGCGCCACGCGTCTGGCATGGCGAGTACCGCAAACAAATGGAAGCAGATCCCGCTTGCGTTCCACGGCATGCAGATAGCGCATCTTGGCGTTGTGGCCTTCATCATCGGCGTCACTGCCGTAAAAGCCTTCGAGAAAGAGCACGACGTTGCGCTGACCGTTGGACAGACCAAAAGCGTGGCGGGCGTCGATGTGAAGTTTCTCGGCGTGACCGATATCGCCGGTCCCAACTACAACGCCAAGCGGGGCAGTTTCGAACTTTCGCGCGATGGGCGCGTCGTCGGCACGCTGACGCCGGAGCGGCGCTTCTACGCATCACAGCGGTCCATGCCGATGACTGAGGCCGCCATCGACCGTTCGCCGTTGCGAGATCTTTACGTGTCGCTCGGCGATGAACTGGGCGGGGGATCATGGACAGTGCGTGTGCACTACAAGCCACTGGTGAACTGGATCTGGATTGGCTGCGTGATCATGGCGCTGGGCGGGCTGCTCGGCGCGCTCGATCCGCGCTATCGCCGTGCGCGGCGGGCGCAGCGTGAAGCGGTAGCCGGCAACGCGGCCGCCGCAGGAGCGGAATGATGTCTGCACCTGCCATGCCATCAATCCAATCGGTACGCGACAGCCATCGCGGCGTGATCGCGACCGTTGCCGGGTTGACCGCGGCGCTCGCCATGACGGTGACACTGGCGCAATCCGCTTCATCCACTGCGGCAGACCCGGCGCTCGAGGCCCGCGTCAAGGCGCTCTCCACCGAGCTGCGCTGCCTCGTCTGCCAGAACCAGACCGTTGCCGACAGCGATGCACCGGTCGCCCGCGATCTGCGTGATCAGGTACGTACCCAACTCGCAGCAGGCAAGAGCGAAGAAGAGGTCAAGCAGTACATGACCGACCGCTTTGGTGACTTTGTGCTCTACAAGCCGCCACTCAAGGCAGCTACCGTCGCCCTGTGGCTCGGGCCCTTTGCAGTGCTGCTGTTTGCGGCGTTCCTGCTCACCCGCCGGTTGCGGCAGTCCGGCGCCCGGACCGGCAGCGGCGAGCTCAGCGACGCCGAGCGTGCCCGCGCCCGCGCGCTGCTGGGCGACACAGCAAACTCATCCGTCAGCCCGGATGCCAGCGAAACCCAGCCACGTACCCCGTCATGAATCCTGCCATCGTACTCGTCGCTGCCATCCTCTTCATCACAATCATGGTGCTCTGGTTGCTGTTGCGTCCGCTGCTGGCGCGACGTGTAGCGACCGTCGCAGGCCGTGATCAGGCGAATGACACTGACATCGGTAACACCAATGTTGACGCGCTGCGTGTGGAGCTGACTGAGGCCCGTCGCGACCATCAGCTTGGTCTGCTCACAACCGAGGGACTGGCCGAAGCCGAGCGCGAACTGCAGTCGCGCGTGCTGGCGGAGGCTGAAGCAGAACGCGTGGTCAGTGCTGGTCGCTATCCAAGAACGGCCGTTGCGCTGGGCGTGACGGTGCCATTGCTGGCGATCGGCAGCTACCTGCTGATCGGCTCGCCCGCTGCTGCCATTCCCGAAGTCGTGCGCCCACCGGCGCCAGCAACCACTGCCCAAAACGCCGATCAGCAGATGGACGAGCTGTTCCGCATGGCGGAAGAGCGGTTGAAGCAGAACCCGGGCGATCTCAAGGGCTGGTTGCTGCTGGCGCGCGCCAAATCGTCGGTGGGCCGCTTCGCAGAGGCACTGCAGGCGTACGAAAAGGCGACCGCTCTGGCCGCAGACGATGCCGACGTCTGGGCCGACTATGCCGACGCCGCCGCCGGGCAGGGTCAGGGCAAGATCGATGGCCAGCCAATCGCACTGGTCAACAAGGCGTTGGCCATCGACCCACGCAACCCGAAGGCCCTGCTGCTGAAAGGTACCTGGGAGATCCAGCAAAGCCAGTTTGCAGCGGCGGAAAAGACCTTTTCTCTCGCCCGCTCGCTGGTTGAGGCGAATTCGGGCTTCGCGCAGATTGCCGATAACGCGCTCGCCGATATCAAGTCGCGCGGGGCAGGTACAAGTGGCAACGGAACCGCCACTGCGGCTGCCAGCAGCGCCCCGTTGGCAACTTTGCAACTGCAGTTGAGCCCTGATGCGAGGAAAGCGGCGACGGCATCATCGGCCGTCTTTCTGATCGTACGCGCCACTGGTGCCGACCGCGGTCCGCCGCTCGCAGCAAAGCGGATCGACGTTGGCTCGCTCGACAAACCGGTCCTGCTCAACGCCGCAGACGCGATGATTGGCGGCGCCGGCCTGAAAGACGGTGCCGAAGTGACCTTGCAGGCGCGGTTATCGCTTAATGGCCAGCCGACGGCGCAGAACGGCGACTGGCAAAGCGAGAAGACAAGCACCAAGCTGCCGGCAACCAGCGCGATTCGCATCGACCAGCGCGTTGGTCAGTAGCGTCGTTTCCGGCTTAGCTGACGCGGCGCTGCCGTGCGGCCATCCAGCGAGGGATATCGTCGGCCGGCATCGGCCGGCTAATGCGGTAGCCCTGCGCATAGTCGCAGCCGAATGCCTGCAGATGCCGCAGCTCCGCCTCCGTCTCGACGCCTTCGGCAATCACCATCATGCCCAGGCTGTGCCCAAGCTCGATGGTTGACCGCACAATGGCGGCATTCTGCGAGTTGGCGTCGATTGCGGTAACGAACGCGCGATCAATCTTGATTTCGTCGAGTGCCAGGTCCTTGATGTAAGCCAGCGACGAGTAGCCGGTGCCGTAGTCGTCCATCGCCAGCCGCACACCAAGATCGCGCAGCGCGTGCAGCGTCGCCCGCGCACGGCCAGGGTCTTCCATCAGCGCGCTTTCGGTCAGTTCGATACAGAGCAGGGCCGGCGGCACCGCGTGGCGGCGCAGCGCGGCATCAATCACGCTCACCAGATCACGATCCAGCAGGTCACGCGCTGACACGTTGATCGCCACCGCAAGCTCAATTCCTGCCACCCGCCAGGCGCCGCATTGCGCGGCCGCCGTAGCGATCACCCAGCGCGTGATCATGCGGATGTTTCCGGTCTGCTCGGCGAACGGAATGAACTCTGACGGCGGCAGCACCCCGCGTACCGGGTGCTGCCAGCGCACCAGCGCCTCAACGCCAGTGACACGGTCGGACGCGATGGCGAACTTCGGCTGGTAGAACAGGCGCAACTCACCCTGCTCGATGGCACGGCGCAATTCCCCCAGCAGCGTGAGATGCGCTTCGCGGTACTGTTCGTAGTGCGGGTCATAAACCGCGATGCCGCTCTTGCTGCGTTTGGCGGCATACATCGCGATATCGGCAAAGCGAAGCAAATCGTCGGCGTCATCGGCATGCTGCGGATAGGCGGCAACACCAACGCTGGTGCCAATGTCGATAGGCTGTTCATCGACGATGATCGGCGCTTCGAGTGACTTCTGCACCAGCGTTGCCACTGTCATGGCATGTGCTGAATCACCCGCCGGCAGCAGGATGGCGAATTCGTCGCCGCCGAGACGCGCTACCGTGTCGCCCGGTGACAGCACAGACGCCAGCCGCGCTGCCACCGCGCTGAGCACCCGGTCGCCCACCGGATGCCCCAGCGTGTCGTTGACGAACTTGAAGCGGTCAAGATCGAGCACCAGCACAGCCAGCGGCTGCCGCGATGAGCGTGACGCGTCGAGCGCAGCACGCAGGCGCTCATGAAAGCGCGCACGATTCGGCAAGGCAGTAAGATGGTCCTCGAAGGCGAGACGCAGATTCTCCTTCTCGCGCGCCAGAATGCCATCAAGCATGTGATTGAAGCTGGACGCCAGCGCGCCGATCTCTCCGCGCTGCCCGGTGGCCGCGCGGTCTGTGTAGTCGCCCTGCTCGACGCGCCCAGCCAGCGCCGCCAACTCATTGAGCGGACGCGTGATGTTGCGCGCGATCAGCACGCTACCCAGCACCGACAGCGCGAGACTGGCCGCAGCCAGAGAAAGAAACGCGGCAGTAACGCGACGGAACGGTTGCAGACTCTCCGCAACCGTGCGCTGCAGAACGGCGGTGAACTGGGTGTCGCCCTGTCGCTCAATGCCAACCGCACGCGCTTGATATGCAGTGCCGGCAAGCTCAATCTCGGTAGCGCTGCCGTGCTCGCTGACCTCACCCGGTTGGCCCGGCGCCGGCATCACAGCAGGCAAGCCACTGCGGACCGCCTCGGGCAGCGTCGACGCATGCAGTTGCCATCCACCGTTGCGGTTGCGGCTGAGAAACGAGACCTCCAGCGCGGTCAGGCGCTTCAGATCGTCCGCCGTGCGATCATCGATATTGAAGCCGACGCCCACCCAGGCGATGGCTGTTGGTGCCAGTACCGGCACCACCACCAGTTGATAAAGCTTGCCGTTGAGCAGCACCACACCAGACGCCTTGCCGTCGCTTTCGGCGCTGCGCGTCAGCTCCGGAAAGCCGAACGGCTTGCCGCGTGCCTCCGGACGCACGGTATCCGCCACCACCATCTGGTCGAGCGAAATCAGCATCATCACCGCTGCGGACGCGCGTGCGCCGTGATTGGCGAGCACGGAAGTCACCGTCGCGATATCGCCGGTGCCGACGGCCGTGCGAAAGGCGAAATCGGACGCGAGCAGACTGGCGCTCTCTTCGAGCCTGTTGCGGTTCTGTTCCAGCAAGCGCAAGAAGATGCGTTCGCCAACGCCGAGCTCCAGTGCCAGCGTGTCACGCGCGATTTCGTTGCTGGCGCGATTGAGCAACAGATAGCCCAGCACCTGCAAAACAATCAGCAGCGCCGAGAACAGTACGATGATCCGTACGCGCAGGCTGGCCGGCACGAGCTTCACGCGACGCTTACTGGTAGCTGGCCGGGTTCGCCGGTGGTTTGAATTTCTGCCGGCGCGGCGTGACGTCGATGGTCAGCGCCAGCTCGGCGGCGGTCTTGCCGTCCAGTTTCAGTCGTGTTGTGGCCGGCTGGTTGCGCTGCTGAGGGTGCCACAGATAGAGATCGTATTCGCCGGCAGCCACTTCACCGACCGCTGCCTTGCCGGCGCTATCGCTGCGGGCGAAATATGGCGTATCGACCACATAAACGTAGGCGATCATCCAGTCGTGGATATTGCAGCCAATGGTGACCACGCCGACCTTGTCGAACAGCACATCAAATGGCGCGGCGCCTGAATACAGCTTGATCTCGAACGTCTTGGTCGGCGAGAACGAGTAGACGTGGTGTAGAAGTTTGTCGCGGTTCGGGAACGCGACCGTAGTGCCGGCCTGCACCACCGTCACATAGGGCACGAATTCGCGCCCAACCTGCTCGATGACGACATTGCGTGCACTGCGCGGGCCGGCTGCAGTGCCGGCTGCCGGTATCGCATAGACGACGGCGTCTGCGACCACAGCACCTGCCGCATCGCGCACGATTGCCGCTAGCGGCGCGGCGCTGACGGTCACCCCGATGACCGCGCAGCCAGCACAGAACAGTGCGACAGCAAATTGACGCCAGCGACAGAGCGGATGGGCTGTTGCCATGCCATGGGACCGCAGGAAAAGCAGAAATGATTCCATACGTGAGCCTGTTACTTGTGGCGAAGCTAACACAGCAGCTGGTCGCGTTCACGCCGGCGCAGCCGGCCGCGTTCTTGCCAGGCCGCAAAGAAGATAGGATAGGACTTCATTGAGCCCGGCGCATGGCACTTTTGTGTTTTTCGGCGCCGGACATTGCCGCCCCCACTTGATATCGCGCCCGCCAGCCATCTTTCTCCCATCGCCCGCCTCGACCTCGCGTGCGCGCGACCGCGATGTTGCATGCGGCTGGCAGCCGAGAACGTACGCCTTTGCAGCGCGGGCGTTCCTGTGCGCACTCGCGATTTCACCGACGACCACACGCGCCGGCGATGACGCCACCACCAACCCGAACCTGCGCCTGAGCGAGGCACTGACCAGCGGCAGTTTGCTGCTGGAGGTGCGCCCGCGCTTCAACCTGATCACCGAAACTGCCAAGCCAAAGACGACGGAGGTCACCACCGTGCGCGCGCTCGTCGGCTGGCGTTCGGCACCGGCACACGACCTTCGGCTCACTGCCCAGGCGATTCTCACCGGCATCGTCGGCCCCCATCGGCTGAATGATGACCCGAGGCGCTTTGCCTCATCACCTTATCCGCTACTGCCCGATCCAGCGCGGCAAAGCATCAACCAGCTTCACCTCGACTACAGCGGGTTCGACGCCACGAAAGTTCGCGTCGGCCGCCAGATCCTCAAACTGGACGACGAGCGCTTCATCAGTGATGTCGATTTCCGGCAGACGCCGCAGGTATTCGACGGCATCACGATCAACAGCCAGCGTATCGGCAACGCCGAACTGATCCTTGGCCACTACTGGCGGATGCGCAGCGTGCTGGGTGAAACCTCCCCACTGCGCCTGACGGTCGCTCATGGGGCGTGGAATCCGGCGCCGGGCCAATCGCTGGTCGCCTACGGCTACTGGCACAACAACGCCGCCACCGGTGCCCAGACCGGCTTTGCCAGCAACGCACAACGCATCGTCGGGCTGCGCGCCGAGGGAGAACTGGGCCTGCCCGGGGCGTTGCGCGCCAATTACCTGGGCGAGGTCGCATGGCAGCGCGCCATCGGCAGCGGTGACGCCCGCATTGCCGCCCGCTACTACCGGCTAGGCGCCGGTGTCGGTAACGACGTCTGGACGCTACGCGCCGATCACGAAGAAAAAGGCAGCCGTCGCGGCGACTATGGCTTTCAGACCCCGCTCACCGACTTCTACGCCTTCAACGGTTGGGCGCTGCAGTTCACCACCACGCCGCGCGCCGGTCTGCGCGACAGCTGGTTGACGATGCGTGGCAATTTCGCGGCGCTTGAAGCGCGGGCCGAATACCACCGCTTCCGCTCGGCATGGGGCGCGCTAGACTTGGGTGACGAGTGGGATGCGAGCGTTACCTACCACTTGCGCGCTGACACGGAGGCGCGCCTGCAACTCGCCCGCTTCCGCGCCGGCCGCGACACGCCGCAGCGAAACTCGGTCAACAAGACGTGGCTGACGTTGACTTACCGCTACTGACTGCTGCTACATCTTTCTGCTGAAGTGCCCATCTGCATTGGACTATGAGCTGCATATTGGCAAAAGTCGACTTTTGCCAAAATCATGTCGGAGACCTTGTTCAAGATTGCCTTCCTGAAAAAGGTAATGACGTAACGCATTGTTTTGGTGCAAATCTCTCTATGCACCAAAATAAATCGCCAACCAATCGCCCTATCGTCTGATTGCATTGTTTTGGTGCGGTCCGGGAGTTAAGCGTCGCGCGGCACGATACCTCACGTTTTATCGAAGGCAGCGCCAGCATGCGGCCAGGCGCCGCCGCTGCACCATCGCGGGCGACCGGCTAGCATTGCGTCTGGAGCGACGTGGCAATGGCATGTTTTCTGCATTGTGCGTTGCAAACAGCGCGACGTGTGCCCGCCCCGGCGAGCCAATACCAACGCTGCAAGCCACCTGACAAACGCACCACTTAACTTCAGCGCTAGGAGAACTCGCATGGCCACTGGAGCCGACGTCCTCAAGAAAATCAAAGATGAGGAGGTGAAATTCGTTGACCTCCGCTTCACCGACTTCCGCGGCAAAGAGCAGCACGTACAGGTGCCGCACCACCAGTTCGTCGCCGAAAAATTCACCGAGGGCCACGCCTTCGACGGCTCCTCGATTGCCGGCTGGAAAGGCATTGAAGCCTCCGACATGCTGCTGATGCCGGACCCGGCCACTGCCGTGATCGACCCGTTCGTCGAAGAGACGACACTCAACATCACCTGCGACGTCATTGAGCCGTCCACCGGCAAGGGCTACGACCGCGACCCGCGTTCGCTCGCCAAGCGCGCCGAGGCGTACCTCAAGGCGTCCGGTGTGGGCGACACCGCCTACTTCGGTCCGGAACCGGAATTTTTCATTTTCGACTCCGTCGAGTGGAAAGTTGACATGTCCGGCTCCTACTGCAAGATCTTCTCGGAAGAAGCCGCGTGGGAAACCGATGCCAAGCACGAAGGCGGCAACAAGGGCCATCGTCCGACCGTCAAGGGCGGCTACTTCCCGGTACCCCCGGTCGACCAGTTGCAGGATCTGCGTAACGCCATGGTGCTGGCCGCCGAAGAAATGGGCGTGCCGGTCGAAGTGTTCCACCACGAAGTGGCCAACGCCGGCCAATGCGAAATCGGCACCCGCTTCAGCTCGCTGGTGCAACGCGCCGACTGGACGCAAGTGCTCAAGTACGCGATCTGGAACACCGCCGCCCTGTACGGCAAGACGGCGACCTTCATGCCAAAGCCGATCGTTGGCGACAACGGCTCGGGCATGCACGTTCACCAGTCGGTCTGGAAAGATGGCAAGAACCTGTTCGCGGGCAACGGCTATGCCGGCCTCAGCGAATTCGCGCTGTACTACATCGGTGGCATCATCAAACATGCCCGCGCGCTGAACGCGATCACCAACCCCGGCACCAACAGCTACAAGCGTCTGGTTCCCGGCTTCGAGGCACCGGTCAAGCTGGCTTACTCGGCGCGTAACCGCTCGGCCTCGATCCGCATTCCGTACGTGCAGTCCGACAAGGCCCGCCGCATCGAAGTGCGCTTCCCCGATCCGATGGCCAACAGCTACCTCGCCTTTGCAGCGATGCTGATGGCCGGTCTAGACGGTGTGCAGAACAAGATCCACCCGGGCGAGCCGTCTGACAAGAACCTCTACGACCTGTCGCCGGAAGAGGATGCCAAGATCCCGACCGTGTGCTCGTCGCTCGACCAGGCGCTGGAGTACCTCGACAAGGATCGCGAGTTCCTGACCCGTGGTGGCGTGTTCTCCAACGACATGATCGATGCCTACATCGCGCTCAAGATGGAAGAAGTCACGCGTTTCCGCATGACCACGCATCCGCTCGAGTACGACATGTACTACTCGATGTAAACAGGCCGGCGCGCGGCTCCAGCCACTGGAGCAAGTGCACCAGCAGCGAGTCAGGGTGGAACCGATGCGGTACTGCCCACTCCAAAATAGGCAGGGAAACCTGCCTTTTTTATTGTTGTTTCCGCAAAATTTGCGCTAAGTGTCTGTTTTGACTAAACTTTCCGCCATGTTCTCCGTTAAAAGTTCCGCCGTCGCGAGACTTGTAGCCATCAGCCTGGCACTAGCTGCTGGTCTGGCGCAGGCGGAAATCTACAAATACGTGGACCCGGTCACCGGCACGGTGGAGTACACCAACCAGCCCAAAAAGGGTGCGGTGCGCATGAGCACCGGCGATACGCTTTCCGAAATTCCAACCGGCAACAAACCCAACCGGGGTGGGGCCGTCAAGGTTTCGACCTCGGCCAATGCGAGTGCCGGGACTGCGGCGGCAGCGGTTGATTCCAGCACGCAAAAGACGCGCGACGGTACGCGACGACAGGTCCTTGCTGACGAACTGGCGTCGGAAGAAAAACTGCTGAACGAAGCGCGGGTGTCCTACAACAACGGCAAACCCTTGCCACTGGCCGATGAAGGCCTCGGTTCGCCGAAGTACATCGATCGCGTCAAGCAGATCGAACAGACCATGCGCCATCATGAGCGCAACGTCGCCTCGCTGAAGCAGGAATTGTCGAACCTCAAGCTGTAGCAGCGCGGCTGCACTGCTTCGACAGGCTGGCCCCCTTCTTGCTAAAACGGGGCCATGACGGATACGGCCGGACTCGATCTCATCTCCACTGCGGTGCTGCTGCTCAAGCGCGACCACAGGATCGTCTACGCCAACCCCGCTGCTGAAAACCTGTTTGCGCAATCGCGCCGGCAACTGGTTGGTGCCCGCATTGGTGACGTCCTCCGCGACGCTGACCGCCTGGCGCCCGCCCTCGAACTCGCGCTCACCCATCGCGCCAGCTACACCGAGCAGGAACTTGAACTGCACCTCGCCAGCAAGGCCGCCGGCTCGAATGGCGCCTCGCGCCTGCTGGTCAACTGCACTGCCAGCTTCCTCGACAGCGTGGCGCCCGACGAGCCGCAACTGATCGTCGAGTTCCGCCACATCGACCAGCAGCTGAAAATCGCGCGCGAGGCCAAGATCGCCGAGCAAAATCAGGCCAACCGCGAGCTGGTGCGCAATTTGGCCCACGAAATCAAGAACCCGCTCGGCGGCATTCGTGGCGCTGCGCAGTTGCTCGAAGGCGAGTTGAATGAACCGCAACTGGTGGAGTACACCCAGGTCATCATCGCCGAGGCTGATCGCCTGCAGAATCTGGTCAACCGCCTGCTGACGCCGCACAAGCTGCCGCGTTACGTGCGCACCGACATCCACGTACTGCTTGACCGCGTACTGCAACTGCTGAAGAACGAATTCGGCAGCACGCACGTGATCGAGCCGGATTTCGACGTCAGCCTCCCCGAAGTTGAGTGTGACGCCGAGCAGATCACGCAGGTGCTGCTCAACATCGCCCGCAACGCGTGCCAGTCCACAGCCACTGTCAAGGCACCGCACGTCACCCTGCGTTCGCGTGTCGCCCGCCAGGTGGTGCTGGCCAAGCGACGTTACCGCATGGCGCTGGAAGTCTCGGTTATCGACAACGGCACCGGCATTCCGCTCGACATCCGCGATCGCATTTTTTATCCGCTGTTCACCACGCGCACCGACGGCACCGGCTCCGGTCTCGGCCTGTCGATTGCGCAAACCTTTGTCGCCCAACACTATGGCGCCATCGAGGTGGACAGCGAACCGGGACACACCGAGTTCCGGGTCATCCTGCCCTTCGACCACCCGTCGGAAGCAGACAAGTAGCAGAGAGAGCAAGACATGAAAAACGTGTGGATCGTTGACGACGATCGTTCCATCCGCTGGGTGCTGGAAAAAGCGCTGTCGCGTGAGGGGTTGCCGTGGCGCAGCTTCGAGAACGCGATTGATGTGCAGAACGCGCTGGAGAACGAGACACCCGCCGTGCTGGTCAGCGACGTGCGCATGCCTGGCGAATCCGGTCTCTCGCTGCTGAAGAAGATCAAGGCCGCGCATCCCCAGGTGCCGGTGATCGTGATGACGGCGTTCTCCGATCTCGATACGGCTGTACAGGCGTTTCAGGGCGGTGCCTTCGAGTATCTGCCGAAGCCCTTCGACGTTGAGCAGGCGCTGGACCTGATTCGCCGCGCGGCCGCCGTCACCGAGACGGCACCGAGCAGCGAGGAACGTACAGCGGGCGAGCGTGAAATGCTCGGCAAGGCCGCCGCGATGCAGGATGTCTTCCGCGCCATTGGCCGGCTGTCGCAGTCGCACGTGACCGTGCTGATCACCGGCGAGTCCGGCACCGGCAAGGAGCTGGTTGCCCGCGCGCTGCACGAGCACAGTCCGCGCAAAGGCAAGCCCTTCATCGCCATCAACACTGCAGCGATCCCGAAGGATCTGCTCGAAAGCGAACTCTTCGGGCACGAGCGCGGCTCGTTCACCGGCGCTGCGGCCACGCGGCAGGGCCGCTTCCAGCAGGCCGAGGGCGGCACCCTGTTCCTCGACGAGATCGGCGACATGCCGGCCGACCTGCAGGTGCGTCTGCTGCGCGTGCTGCAGGACGGCGAGTACTACCGCGTTGGTGGCCAGGCGCCGATGAAGTCAAACGTACGCATCATCGCGGCCACCCACCAGAACCTTGACGAGCGCGTGCGGCAAGGCATGTTCCGCGAAGACCTGTTGCATCGCCTCAACGTCGTGCGACTGCGTCTGCCGCCGCTGCGTGAGCGGCGCGAGGATGTGCCGCTGCTGATGAAGCACTTCCTGT
This is a stretch of genomic DNA from Casimicrobium huifangae. It encodes these proteins:
- a CDS encoding methylamine utilization protein, whose product is MATAHPLCRWRQFAVALFCAGCAVIGVTVSAAPLAAIVRDAAGAVVADAVVYAIPAAGTAAGPRSARNVVIEQVGREFVPYVTVVQAGTTVAFPNRDKLLHHVYSFSPTKTFEIKLYSGAAPFDVLFDKVGVVTIGCNIHDWMIAYVYVVDTPYFARSDSAGKAAVGEVAAGEYDLYLWHPQQRNQPATTRLKLDGKTAAELALTIDVTPRRQKFKPPANPASYQ
- a CDS encoding alginate export family protein → MISRPPAIFLPSPASTSRARDRDVACGWQPRTYAFAARAFLCALAISPTTTRAGDDATTNPNLRLSEALTSGSLLLEVRPRFNLITETAKPKTTEVTTVRALVGWRSAPAHDLRLTAQAILTGIVGPHRLNDDPRRFASSPYPLLPDPARQSINQLHLDYSGFDATKVRVGRQILKLDDERFISDVDFRQTPQVFDGITINSQRIGNAELILGHYWRMRSVLGETSPLRLTVAHGAWNPAPGQSLVAYGYWHNNAATGAQTGFASNAQRIVGLRAEGELGLPGALRANYLGEVAWQRAIGSGDARIAARYYRLGAGVGNDVWTLRADHEEKGSRRGDYGFQTPLTDFYAFNGWALQFTTTPRAGLRDSWLTMRGNFAALEARAEYHRFRSAWGALDLGDEWDASVTYHLRADTEARLQLARFRAGRDTPQRNSVNKTWLTLTYRY
- the glnA gene encoding type I glutamate--ammonia ligase, with product MATGADVLKKIKDEEVKFVDLRFTDFRGKEQHVQVPHHQFVAEKFTEGHAFDGSSIAGWKGIEASDMLLMPDPATAVIDPFVEETTLNITCDVIEPSTGKGYDRDPRSLAKRAEAYLKASGVGDTAYFGPEPEFFIFDSVEWKVDMSGSYCKIFSEEAAWETDAKHEGGNKGHRPTVKGGYFPVPPVDQLQDLRNAMVLAAEEMGVPVEVFHHEVANAGQCEIGTRFSSLVQRADWTQVLKYAIWNTAALYGKTATFMPKPIVGDNGSGMHVHQSVWKDGKNLFAGNGYAGLSEFALYYIGGIIKHARALNAITNPGTNSYKRLVPGFEAPVKLAYSARNRSASIRIPYVQSDKARRIEVRFPDPMANSYLAFAAMLMAGLDGVQNKIHPGEPSDKNLYDLSPEEDAKIPTVCSSLDQALEYLDKDREFLTRGGVFSNDMIDAYIALKMEEVTRFRMTTHPLEYDMYYSM
- a CDS encoding DUF4124 domain-containing protein, which encodes MFSVKSSAVARLVAISLALAAGLAQAEIYKYVDPVTGTVEYTNQPKKGAVRMSTGDTLSEIPTGNKPNRGGAVKVSTSANASAGTAAAAVDSSTQKTRDGTRRQVLADELASEEKLLNEARVSYNNGKPLPLADEGLGSPKYIDRVKQIEQTMRHHERNVASLKQELSNLKL
- the glnL gene encoding nitrogen regulation protein NR(II) codes for the protein MTDTAGLDLISTAVLLLKRDHRIVYANPAAENLFAQSRRQLVGARIGDVLRDADRLAPALELALTHRASYTEQELELHLASKAAGSNGASRLLVNCTASFLDSVAPDEPQLIVEFRHIDQQLKIAREAKIAEQNQANRELVRNLAHEIKNPLGGIRGAAQLLEGELNEPQLVEYTQVIIAEADRLQNLVNRLLTPHKLPRYVRTDIHVLLDRVLQLLKNEFGSTHVIEPDFDVSLPEVECDAEQITQVLLNIARNACQSTATVKAPHVTLRSRVARQVVLAKRRYRMALEVSVIDNGTGIPLDIRDRIFYPLFTTRTDGTGSGLGLSIAQTFVAQHYGAIEVDSEPGHTEFRVILPFDHPSEADK